The following proteins are co-located in the Vigna angularis cultivar LongXiaoDou No.4 chromosome 2, ASM1680809v1, whole genome shotgun sequence genome:
- the LOC108327962 gene encoding ribonucleoside-diphosphate reductase small chain has protein sequence MPAIPEEPLLAPNPDRFCMFPIQYPQIWEMYKKAEASFWTAEEVDLSQDLRHWDSLTDGERHFITHILAFFAASDGIVLENLAARFMKEIQAAEARAFYGFQIAIENIHSEMYSLLLETYIKDSTEKNHLFRAVDTIPCVAKKAQWALRWIDATDSFAERLVAFACVEGIFFSGSFCSIFWLKKRGLMPGLTFSNELISRDEGLHCDFACLLYSLLRKKLTEERVKEIVREAVDIEREFVCDALPCALVGMNGELMSQYIEFVADRLLGALGCGKVYGVQNPFDWMELISLQGKTNFFEKRVGDYQKASVMSSLNGNGGAHVFKMDEDF, from the coding sequence ATGCCTGCAATCCCCGAAGAGCCACTCCTGGCCCCGAACCCCGACCGCTTCTGCATGTTCCCAATCCAATACCCCCAAATCTGGGAAATGTACAAGAAAGCCGAAGCTTCTTTCTGGACCGCCGAAGAGGTTGACCTCTCCCAAGACCTCCGCCACTGGGACTCCCTCACCGACGGCGAGCGCCACTTCATCACCCACATCCTCGCCTTCTTTGCCGCCTCCGACGGCATCGTTCTCGAAAACCTCGCTGCCCGCTTCATGAAGGAAATCCAAGCCGCCGAGGCTCGTGCTTTCTACGGCTTCCAGATCGCCATCGAGAACATCCACTCCGAGATGTACAGTCTCCTCTTGGAAACCTACATCAAAGACTCCACCGAAAAGAATCACCTGTTCCGCGCCGTCGATACCATCCCCTGTGTCGCCAAGAAGGCCCAATGGGCCTTGCGCTGGATCGATGCCACCGACTCCTTCGCCGAGCGCCTCGTCGCCTTCGCCTGCGTTGAGGGAATCTTCTTCTCCGGCAGCTTCTGCTCGATATTTTGGCTCAAGAAGCGTGGCTTGATGCCCGGTCTCACCTTCTCCAACGAACTCATCTCGCGAGATGAAGGGCTTCACTGCGACTTCGCGTGCCTCTTGTACTCTCTCCTCAGGAAGAAGCTCACCGAGGAACGCGTGAAGGAGATTGTGCGCGAAGCGGTTGACATAGAGAGGGAGTTTGTGTGCGACGCGCTTCCTTGTGCGTTGGTGGGGATGAACGGGGAATTGATGAGTCAGTATATTGAGTTTGTCGCGGATCGGCTACTGGGTGCGCTTGGATGCGGGAAGGTGTACGGTGTTCAGAATCCCTTTGATTGGATGGAGCTTATATCTCTCCAGGGGAAAACTAACTTCTTTGAAAAGCGCGTTGGGGACTATCAGAAGGCTTCTGTTATGTCTAGCTTGAACGGTAATGGAGGGGCCCATGTATTCAAGATGGACGaggatttttaa
- the LOC108329400 gene encoding protein BIC1 isoform X1 — protein MAHRSSAESHDQIPSKSLDLNTPHPSKDIINMEEQQQQQDPLFSLSKINRDGIDRDKGVTEEDPSASKSLLCEEEKMALQEAAKESSVTEGLEEDSGRERLKRHRVEVAGRVWIPDMWGQEELLKDWIDCTAFDAPLVPSRISTAREALVEECTRANAAGLRIENRDLDFNDLSLNNSTTVEVQNTPTFADTEKSI, from the exons ATGGCTCACCGATCCTCTGCTGAATCTCATGACCAGATTCCTTCAAAGTCATTGGACCTTAACACTCCCCATCCAAGTAAAGATATCATCAACATGGAGGAGCAACAGCAACAGCAAGACCCCTTATTCTCCCTGAGCAAAATTAACCGTGATGGTATTGATAGAGATAAGGGTGTTACAGAGGAAGACCCGTCTGCTTCAAAATCCCTTCTTTGCGAGGAGGAGAAAATGGCATTGCAGGAGGCTGCTAAGGAAAGTAGTGTAACAGAGGGTTTAGAAGAGGATAGTGGACGCGAGAGGCTGAAGCGGCATAGAGTTGAAGTGGCTGGGAGGGTTTGGATTCCTGATATGTGGGGTCAGGAGGAGCTATTGAAGGATTGGATAGATTGCACAGCATTTGATGCCCCTTTGGTTCCGAGCAGAATCTCCACTGCGCGAGAGGCTTTGGTTGAAGAGTGTACAAGAGCAAATGCTGCAGGACTAAGAATAGAGAACAG GGACTTGGATTTCAATGATTTATCTCTTAATAACAGCACAACTGTAGAGGTTCAAAACACCCCAACGTTCGCAGACACCGAGAAGAGCATCTAA
- the LOC108329400 gene encoding protein BIC1 isoform X4 produces the protein MAHRSSAESHDQIPSKSLDLNTPHPSKDIINMEEQQQQQDPLFSLSKINRDGIDRDKGVTEEDPSASKSLLCEEEKMALQEAAKESSVTEGLEEDSGRERLKRHRVEVAGRVWIPDMWGQEELLKDWIDCTAFDAPLVPSRISTAREALVEECTRANAAGLRIENSFVTRQEIVGMEINSNIKLPHRY, from the exons ATGGCTCACCGATCCTCTGCTGAATCTCATGACCAGATTCCTTCAAAGTCATTGGACCTTAACACTCCCCATCCAAGTAAAGATATCATCAACATGGAGGAGCAACAGCAACAGCAAGACCCCTTATTCTCCCTGAGCAAAATTAACCGTGATGGTATTGATAGAGATAAGGGTGTTACAGAGGAAGACCCGTCTGCTTCAAAATCCCTTCTTTGCGAGGAGGAGAAAATGGCATTGCAGGAGGCTGCTAAGGAAAGTAGTGTAACAGAGGGTTTAGAAGAGGATAGTGGACGCGAGAGGCTGAAGCGGCATAGAGTTGAAGTGGCTGGGAGGGTTTGGATTCCTGATATGTGGGGTCAGGAGGAGCTATTGAAGGATTGGATAGATTGCACAGCATTTGATGCCCCTTTGGTTCCGAGCAGAATCTCCACTGCGCGAGAGGCTTTGGTTGAAGAGTGTACAAGAGCAAATGCTGCAGGACTAAGAATAGAGAACAG CTTTGTGACCCGTCAAGAAATTGTAGGCATGGAAATCAATTCGAACATCAAGTTGCCACACCGTTATTA G
- the LOC108329400 gene encoding protein BIC1 isoform X3, with the protein MAHRSSAESHDQIPSKSLDLNTPHPSKDIINMEEQQQQQDPLFSLSKINRDGIDRDKGVTEEDPSASKSLLCEEEKMALQEAAKESSVTEGLEEDSGRERLKRHRVEVAGRVWIPDMWGQEELLKDWIDCTAFDAPLVPSRISTAREALVEECTRANAAGLRIENSTCLSFEKKQVISSSNFPNGLSL; encoded by the exons ATGGCTCACCGATCCTCTGCTGAATCTCATGACCAGATTCCTTCAAAGTCATTGGACCTTAACACTCCCCATCCAAGTAAAGATATCATCAACATGGAGGAGCAACAGCAACAGCAAGACCCCTTATTCTCCCTGAGCAAAATTAACCGTGATGGTATTGATAGAGATAAGGGTGTTACAGAGGAAGACCCGTCTGCTTCAAAATCCCTTCTTTGCGAGGAGGAGAAAATGGCATTGCAGGAGGCTGCTAAGGAAAGTAGTGTAACAGAGGGTTTAGAAGAGGATAGTGGACGCGAGAGGCTGAAGCGGCATAGAGTTGAAGTGGCTGGGAGGGTTTGGATTCCTGATATGTGGGGTCAGGAGGAGCTATTGAAGGATTGGATAGATTGCACAGCATTTGATGCCCCTTTGGTTCCGAGCAGAATCTCCACTGCGCGAGAGGCTTTGGTTGAAGAGTGTACAAGAGCAAATGCTGCAGGACTAAGAATAGAGAACAG CACTTGTCTTTCTTTCGAGAAAAAACAAGTCATTAGTTCAAGCAATTTCCCAAATGGTCTCTCGCTCTGA
- the LOC108329400 gene encoding protein BIC1 isoform X5 produces MAHRSSAESHDQIPSKSLDLNTPHPSKDIINMEEQQQQQDPLFSLSKINRDGIDRDKGVTEEDPSASKSLLCEEEKMALQEAAKESSVTEGLEEDSGRERLKRHRVEVAGRVWIPDMWGQEELLKDWIDCTAFDAPLVPSRISTAREALVEECTRANAAGLRIENSPSCAVYIVGLYK; encoded by the exons ATGGCTCACCGATCCTCTGCTGAATCTCATGACCAGATTCCTTCAAAGTCATTGGACCTTAACACTCCCCATCCAAGTAAAGATATCATCAACATGGAGGAGCAACAGCAACAGCAAGACCCCTTATTCTCCCTGAGCAAAATTAACCGTGATGGTATTGATAGAGATAAGGGTGTTACAGAGGAAGACCCGTCTGCTTCAAAATCCCTTCTTTGCGAGGAGGAGAAAATGGCATTGCAGGAGGCTGCTAAGGAAAGTAGTGTAACAGAGGGTTTAGAAGAGGATAGTGGACGCGAGAGGCTGAAGCGGCATAGAGTTGAAGTGGCTGGGAGGGTTTGGATTCCTGATATGTGGGGTCAGGAGGAGCTATTGAAGGATTGGATAGATTGCACAGCATTTGATGCCCCTTTGGTTCCGAGCAGAATCTCCACTGCGCGAGAGGCTTTGGTTGAAGAGTGTACAAGAGCAAATGCTGCAGGACTAAGAATAGAGAACAG TCCTTCCTGTGCAGTATACATTGTTGGCCTTTACAAATGA
- the LOC108329400 gene encoding protein BIC1 isoform X2, translating to MAHRSSAESHDQIPSKSLDLNTPHPSKDIINMEEQQQQQDPLFSLSKINRDGIDRDKGVTEEDPSASKSLLCEEEKMALQEAAKESSVTEGLEEDSGRERLKRHRVEVAGRVWIPDMWGQEELLKDWIDCTAFDAPLVPSRISTAREALVEECTRANAAGLRIENSIHCWPLQMTYRGHTSENVKFTANKI from the exons ATGGCTCACCGATCCTCTGCTGAATCTCATGACCAGATTCCTTCAAAGTCATTGGACCTTAACACTCCCCATCCAAGTAAAGATATCATCAACATGGAGGAGCAACAGCAACAGCAAGACCCCTTATTCTCCCTGAGCAAAATTAACCGTGATGGTATTGATAGAGATAAGGGTGTTACAGAGGAAGACCCGTCTGCTTCAAAATCCCTTCTTTGCGAGGAGGAGAAAATGGCATTGCAGGAGGCTGCTAAGGAAAGTAGTGTAACAGAGGGTTTAGAAGAGGATAGTGGACGCGAGAGGCTGAAGCGGCATAGAGTTGAAGTGGCTGGGAGGGTTTGGATTCCTGATATGTGGGGTCAGGAGGAGCTATTGAAGGATTGGATAGATTGCACAGCATTTGATGCCCCTTTGGTTCCGAGCAGAATCTCCACTGCGCGAGAGGCTTTGGTTGAAGAGTGTACAAGAGCAAATGCTGCAGGACTAAGAATAGAGAACAG TATACATTGTTGGCCTTTACAAATGACTTACCGGGGGCATACTAGTGAAAATGTGAAATTTACGGCTAACAAAATTTAG
- the LOC108329399 gene encoding protein CIA1, with protein sequence MELKEIQRLEGHTDKVWSLDWNPATGHAGIPLVFASCSGDKTVRIWEQNLSSGLWACKAVLEETHTRTVRSCAWSPSGKLLATGSFDATTAIWENVGGDFECVSTLEGHENEVKSVCWNASGTLLATCSRDKSVWIWEVLPGNEFECVSVLQGHAQDVKMVKWHPTEDILFSCSYDNNIKVWADEGDSDDWQCVQTLGVPNNGHTYTVWALSFNASGDRMVSCSDDLTVKVWGTENTEIQSGGGFAPWRHLCTLTGYHDRTIFSVHWSREGIFASGAADDAIRLFVDDNESQVGGPLYKLLLKKEKAHDMDVNFVQWSPGEKPLLASASDDGTIKVWELIS encoded by the exons ATGGAGTTGAAAGAGATTCAGAGACTCGAAGGTCACACCGATAAGGTTTGGAGCTTGGATTGGAACCCCGCCACTGGACACGCCGGTATTCCGCTCGTCTTTGCTTCTTGCAGCGGCGACAAAACCGTCCGAATCTGGGAGCAGAACCTCTCCTCTGGTCTATGGGCTTGCAAG GCGGTTTTGGAAGAAACACACACTCGAACTGTTCGATCTTGTGCTTGGTCACCGTCGGGGAAGCTTTTGGCCACTGGAAGTTTCGACGCCACCACTGCCATTTGGGAAAATGTTGGTGGCGATTTTGAGTGTGTTTCTACTTTGGAG GGACATGAAAATGAAGTGAAGAGTGTGTGTTGGAATGCGTCTGGCACGTTGCTTGCGACTTGTAGTAGAGATAAGTCTGTTTGGATATGGGAAGTTCTGCCCGGGAATGAGTTTGAGTGCGTGTCTGTGCTGCAAGGACATGCGCAGGATGTGAAAATGGTGAAGTGGCATCCCACAGAGGATATCTTATTTTCGTGTagttatgataataatattaag GTTTGGGCGGATGAAGGTGATAGTGACGATTGGCAATGCGTCCAAACCCTTGGGGTGCCTAATAA CGGACATACTTACACTGTCTGGGCTCTCTCCTTCAATGCGAGTGGTGACAGAATGGTTTCGTGTAG CGATGATCTTACCGTGAAGGTCTGGGGAACAGAAAACACAGAGATTCAATCTGGTGGTGGGTTTGCACCCTG GAGACATCTTTGCACTCTTACAGGGTATCATGATCGGACAATTTTCTCAGTTCATTGGTCAAG AGAAGGTATCTTTGCCAGTGGAGCCGCTGATGATGCTATACGCCTTTTTGTGGATGACAATGAAAGTCAG GTTGGTGGTCCTCTCTACAAGTTGCTGCTAAAGAAAGAGAAGGCCCATGACATGGATGTAAATTTTGTGCAGTGGAGCCCTGGG GAGAAGCCGCTGCTAGCCTCTGCAAGCGATGATGGGACAATCAAGGTGTGGGAGTTGATATCATAA